The Corynebacterium auriscanis genome includes the window TCGGGAAGAAAGCTTATAAGAGTGATGTGGGACACTTGTTTGACCCCATCATATACATAAAGGTGAAACCAATATAGATCGAATGGCAAGAGGAATCGCACCAATTGGGCATGATGGACAGTCACTACAGATCCACCACATTGGCCAAGATGATAAATCCACTTTAGTAGAGTTGACTAAGGCGCAGCATAAAAGCAACCATAGAACTCTTCATATTGTTACTGGCTTAAAGACCAGTGAATTCCCAACGGATGTGACTCCTGTAAATCGAAGTGCTGTCAAAGCGTGGAAACGGCAATACTGGCAAGAAAGGGCTCTAGACTTTAATGATTAACTTAGAAGATTTCGCGGGATTCGAAGACAGCTACGCATTTGGAAAAGGAAGCCGCTTACGAGAGATCGAAGCAGGGTTTGCTGAGGCTCCGGCATGGCTACCTGAAGATTTCAAATATCTCTTTACTCAATGTGATCGATGGGCTCTAGTCGGAGTGGAAATGTTTTCACCGTTGCCCGTACCCTATTCGCCCGATCGACGTGCGCTTACTCTCAATGCCGAGTTCCACGAAGACTACCCTGGTCATGATGACTTATTCGCTGCTGGCGAGATGGGTGACAACGATTATCTTGTGCTCCAGTATGTAGAAGACGCCGTGATGTGTGGCTATTTCAATACAGAAGACGAGGAATGGTTCGGGAAAAAATTCCCGAGTCTTACAGCGTGGGCGTACGCCTGCCTCAAGGCCAATGGGGATCCGAGTGTCTAACTCGAGGGAGAAGATTCAAGGGCTTCAACGCGGCCTATCATTGAACGATAGGTCATTTGATGAAGTGGTTTTCGATAGTGTTTCCTTTGAAAACTGCTCTTTTATTCACACTGCTTTTAACCGTTGCGCTGGGAGGCACGTTTCACTGAACGGGTGTCAGGTTTATGACCCGCAGTTCAGCAACTGTGACTCTTGGGATCATGTCAGATTGGTCAACACCAATGTCATAAAAGTGCAGAAACAGATCGATGTGACTGTTCTTTCTCATGTTGAAGCCAGCACGTTTCAAGACGTGTCGATTTACGGGAAACGATCTCAACCTGTTACTTCTCTCTCGATGATGGAAAGCACTATTGTTGGCAAGCTGGCCCATGTCACTATTTTCGAAAACCAGGCCTAGGATCAACTGCTTGGATGCGACTTCAGCAGTTGCTCAATGCACGATGTTCGTCTCATGGGAATTCCCGTTGATCGATGCCAGCTCCCTGATTCGATCAGTCCGATCATTATTGAAGATTGGCCAGATGTAGCTAACGAGGTCTTAGTAAAAGCGTTGTCTATATTCAATGACCCTGGATACACCCCACTAGAAAAGACAGCTGCTTCGGCAATTATTGTTGACATTCAGCTCGATGCCGGTGCATTCCATTCAGCACGTGGAACACATCGAACCAAGGTTGATGATCTAGGCCTGCCACCTGAAAGAGGTGCGCGCTTGGTTAGTGAGTTGCGGGATACCAGCATCCCTCGCCCAGTATTGGATGCAATCCAAGTCATCTACCAACCATAGATCACTTTCTAGGGCTGCAAAGGGAGCCGTTTGATTATTCCCGTCTACCTGGGCAGGATTTCTTAGATTA containing:
- a CDS encoding HNH/ENDO VII family nuclease; its protein translation is MDRMARGIAPIGHDGQSLQIHHIGQDDKSTLVELTKAQHKSNHRTLHIVTGLKTSEFPTDVTPVNRSAVKAWKRQYWQERALDFND